A genomic window from Populus alba chromosome 19, ASM523922v2, whole genome shotgun sequence includes:
- the LOC118044210 gene encoding MDIS1-interacting receptor like kinase 2-like, producing the protein MLSSLKILDLASNNLSGWIPKQLGECSNLLLLNLSNNKFTNSIPQEIGFLRSLQDLDLSCNFLAQEIPWQLGQLKMLETLNVSHNMLSGLIPRTFKDLLSLIVVDISSNKLQGPIPDIKAFHNASFEALRDNMGICGNASGLKPCDLPKGSRTVKRKSNKLVILIVLPLLGSLLLVLVVIGALFILRQRARKRKADPGNIEQDRNLFTILGHDGKLLYENIIAATEEFNSNYCIGEGGYGIVYKAVMPTERVVAVKKLHQSQTDKLSDFKAFETEVCVLANIRHRNIVKLYGFCSHAKHSFLVYEFIERGSLRKIITNDEQAIELDWVKRLNVVKGMAGALSYLHHSSSPPIIHRDITSNNVLLDSEYEAHVSDFGTARMLMPDSSNWTSFAGTFGYTAPELAYTMKVTEKCDVYSFGVVTMEVMMGRHPGDLISTLSSEATSSSSSTPPISQQTLLKDVLDQRISLPKKGAAEGVVHIMKIALACLHPNPQSRPTMGRISSELATKWPSLPKEFCTISLEDLFSHTVSVVD; encoded by the exons ATGCTTTCTTCCCTCAAAATCCTTGATTTAGCATCTAACAATCTAAGTGGATGGATTCCAAAACAACTTGGGGAGTGCTCAAATTTATTATTGCTAAACCTCagtaataataaatttacaaatagCATTCCACAGGAGATAGGCTTTCTGCGTTCTCTTCAGGATCTTGATCTTAGTTGCAATTTCTTAGCTCAAGAGATACCGTGGCAACTTGGGCAACTGAAAATGTTGGAAACTCTGAATGTCTCTCACAACATGCTTTCTGGATTGATTCCGCGCACTTTCAAAGATCTATTAAGCTTGATAGTTGTGGATATATCATCCAATAAGCTACAAGGCCCCATTCCCGATATCAAAGCCTTCCACAACGCTTCATTTGAGGCATTAAGGGATAATATGGGTATATGTGGCAACGCCAGTGGTCTGAAGCCATGCGATCTTCCAAAAGGCAGCAGAACTGTTAAGAGAAAGAGCAACAAACTTGTTATTTTGATTGTACTCCCTCTTTTAGGAAGCTTACTCTTAGTGCTTGTTGTGATTGGAGCTTTATTCATTCTTCGCCAAAGAGCTAGGAAGAGAAAAGCTGATCCAGGGAATATTGAACAAGATCGAAACTTATTCACGATATTGGGCCATGATGGGAAGTTATTGTATGAGAATATCATTGCAGCTACCGAGGAATTCAATTCCAACTACTGTATTGGCGAAGGAGGATATGGAATTGTTTATAAAGCAGTGATGCCAACAGAACGGGTGGTTGCTGTGAAGAAACTTCACCAGTCACAAACAGACAAGTTGTCTGATTTTAAAGCTTTTGAAACGGAAGTTTGTGTGTTGGCAAATATTCGACATCGAAATATCGTGAAGCTGTATGGATTTTGCTCACATGCAAAGCACTCTTTTTTGGTTTATGAGTTCATAGAAAGAGGAAGCTTGAGAAAGATTATAACCAATGATGAACAAGCAATTGAGCTGGATTGGGTGAAAAGGCTAAATGTCGTGAAAGGGATGGCTGGAGCTTTATCCTATCTACACCATTCTAGCTCTCCTCCGATCATTCATCGAGACATTACCAGCAATAATGTCCTTCTAGATTCGGAATATGAGGCACATGTCTCTGACTTTGGTACAGCTAGAATGTTGATGCCTGACTCATCCAATTGGACCTCATTTGCCGGTACTTTTGGATATACTGCTCCAG AGCTAGCTTACACGATGAAAGTGACTGAAAAATGTGATGTCTATAGCTTCGGAGTGGTAACAATGGAAGTGATGATGGGAAGGCACCCGGGCGATCTCATCTCCACACTCTCATCAGAAGCAACTTCCTCGTCATCTTCGACGCCACCGATTTCTCAACAGACATTGTTGAAGGACGTGCTTGACCAACGCATCTCGCTTCCTAAGAAAGGAGCAGCAGAGGGTGTTGTCCATATCATGAAGATAGCACTTGCATGCTTGCATCCCAATCCGCAATCCCGACCTACAATGGGAAGAATTTCTTCGGAGCTTGCAACTAAGTGGCCTTCTCTGCCAAAGGAATTTTGCACAATAAGTTTGGAAGATCTCTTCTCACATACAGTTAGTGTGGTCGACTAA
- the LOC118044209 gene encoding uncharacterized protein, with the protein MTSLQHKPFFSIFLHVLIIVLLHMFYFSSFFVLADHTPSKTSIFGTATSAANSKVAGGNIKEAEALLKWKASLDNQSQSLLSSWVGISPCMDWIGITCDGSGSVANLTFPHFGLRGTLYDFNFSSFPNLSVLDLSNNSIHGTLPSHIGNLSKLTQLGLCYNDLTGNIPSEIGSLKSITVLVLCRNLFSGSIPHEIGKLTSLSHLSLAVNNLTGSIPSSIGNLKNLSILFLWENELSGHVPSEIGQLKSLVSLSLANNKLHGPLPLEMNNLTHLKQFQMSANKFTGHLPQEVCHGGVLENITAANNYFSGSIPKSLKNCTSLYRVRLDKNQLTGNISEDFGIYPHLDYVDLSHNNFYGELSLKWGDCRNITSLKISNNNVSGEIPAELGKATQLQLIDLSSNHLEGTIPKELGGLKLLYNLTLSNNHLSGAIPSDIKMLSSLKILDLASNNLSGSIPKQLGECSNLLLLNLSNNKFTNSIPQEIGFLRSLQDLDLSCNFLAQEIPWQLGQLKMLETLNVSHNMLSGLIPRTFKDLLSLIVVDISSNKLQGPIPDIKAFHNASFEALRDNMGICGNASGLKPCDLPKGSRTVKRKSNKLVILIVLPLLGSLLLVLVVIGALFILRQRARKRKADPGNIEQDRNLFTILGHDGKLLYENIIAATEEFNSNYCIGEGGYGIVYKAVMPTERVVAVKKLHQSQTDKLSDFKAFETEVCVLANIRHRNIVKLYGFCSHAKHSFLVYEFIERGSLRKIITSDEQAIEMDWMKRLNVVKGMAGALSYLHHSSSPPIIHRDITSNNVLLDLEYEAHVSDFGIARMLMPDSSNWTSFAGTFGYTAPELAYTMKVTEKCDVYSFGVVTMEVMMGRHPGDLISTLSSEATSSSSSTPPISQQTLLKDVLDQRISLPKKGAAEGVVHIMKIALACLHPNPQSRPTMGRISSEIATKWPSLPKEFCTISLEDLFSHTVSVVD; encoded by the exons ATGACGTCCTTACAGCACAAACCATTCTTCTCAATCTTTCTCCACGTCCTGATCATCGTGCTCCTTCACATGTTctacttctcttctttctttgttcttgCTGATCACACTCCCTCTAAAACTTCGATATTTGGTACGGCTACTAGTGCTGCCAATTCAAAAGTTGCTGGAGGTAATATCAAAGAAGCTGAGGCTCTTCTCAAATGGAAAGCAAGTCTTGACAACCAAAGCCaatctctcctttcttcttgGGTCGGCATCAGCCCTTGCATGGATTGGATTGGAATCACTTGCGACGGTTCTGGAAGTGTCGCCAATCTGACCTTCCCGCACTTTGGTTTGAGAGGTACGCTTTATGATTTCAACTTCTCATCCTTCCCCAATCTTTCCGTTCTTGACCTTTCGAACAATTCAATTCATGGAACCTTACCATCACATATCGGTAATCTATCCAAGCTTACTCAGTTGGGCTTATGTTATAATGATCTCACCGGAAATATCCCATCTGAGATAGGCTCCCTGAAAAGTATCACTGTTTTAGTTTTATGTAGAAATCTTTTTAGTGGCTCCATTCCACACGAAATTGGAAAGTTGACGTCTCTTTCCCATCTCTCATTAGCTGTGAATAATCTCACTGGTTCGATTCCTTCCTCTATTGGAAATTTGAAAAACCTATCCATTCTCTTTCTTTGGGAAAATGAACTCTCTGGTCACGTTCCTTCAGAAATAGGACAACTTAAATCTCTGGTGTCATTGAGCTTGGCTAATAACAAACTTCATGGCCCATTGCCCCTAGAGATGAACAATCTCACCCATTTGAAGCAATTTCAAATGTCTGCCAATAAATTCACGGGTCATTTGCCACAAGAGGTATGCCATGGAGGAGTATTGGAAAATATTACCGCTGCCAACAACTATTTCTCTGGTTCCATCCCGAAAAGCTTGAAAAACTGTACCAGTTTATACCGAGTGAGACTTGATAAGAATCAATTGACAGGAAATATTTCTGAGGATTTTGGCATCTATCCACATTTGGATTATGTTGATTTGAgtcacaataatttttatggcGAGCTTTCTTTGAAATGGGGAGATTGTCGTAACATAACGAGCTTGAAAATCTCGAACAATAATGTTTCTGGGGAGATACCAGCAGAGCTCGGGAAGGCTACTCAATTACAATTGATTGATCTATCCTCAAATCACTTAGAAGGAACCATCCCAAAAGAATTAGGGGGGTTGAAGCTCTTGTACAACCTCACTCTTAGCAACAATCATCTTTCAGGTGCCATCCCCTCAGACATCAAGATGCTTTCTTCCCTCAAAATCCTTGATTTAGCATCTAACAATCTAAGTGGATCGATTCCAAAACAACTTGGGGAGTGCTCAAATTTATTATTGCTGAACCTCagtaataataaatttacaaatagCATTCCACAGGAGATAGGCTTTCTGCGTTCTCTTCAGGATCTTGATCTTAGTTGCAATTTCTTAGCTCAAGAGATACCGTGGCAACTTGGGCAACTGAAAATGTTGGAAACTCTGAATGTCTCTCACAACATGCTTTCTGGATTGATTCCGCGCACTTTCAAAGATCTATTAAGCTTGATAGTTGTGGATATATCATCCAATAAGCTACAAGGCCCCATTCCCGATATCAAAGCCTTCCACAACGCTTCATTTGAGGCATTAAGGGATAATATGGGTATATGTGGCAACGCCAGTGGTCTCAAGCCATGCGATCTTCCAAAAGGCAGCAGAACTGTTAAGAGAAAGAGCAACAAGCTTGTTATTTTGATTGTACTCCCTCTTTTAGGAAGCTTACTCTTAGTGCTTGTTGTGATTGGAGCTTTATTCATTCTTCGCCAAAGAGCTAGGAAGAGAAAAGCTGATCCAGGGAATATTGAACAAGATCGAAACTTATTCACGATATTGGGCCATGATGGGAAGTTATTGTATGAGAATATCATTGCAGCTACCGAGGAATTCAATTCCAACTACTGTATTGGCGAAGGAGGATATGGAATTGTTTATAAAGCAGTGATGCCAACAGAACGGGTGGTTGCTGTGAAGAAACTTCACCAGTCACAAACAGACAAGTTGTCCGATTTTAAAGCTTTTGAAACGGAAGTTTGTGTGTTGGCAAATATTCGACATCGAAATATCGTGAAGCTGTATGGATTTTGCTCACATGCAAAGCattcttttttggtttatgaGTTCATAGAAAGAGGAAGCTTGAGAAAGATTATAACTAGTGATGAACAAGCAATAGAGATGGATTGGATGAAAAGGCTAAATGTTGTGAAAGGAATGGCTGGAGCTTTATCCTATCTTCACCATTCTTCCTCTCCTCCGATCATTCATCGAGACATTACCAGCAATAATGTCCTTCTGGATTTGGAATATGAGGCACATGTCTCTGACTTTGGCATAGCTAGAATGTTGATGCCTGACTCATCCAATTGGACCTCATTTGCAGGTACTTTTGGATATACTGCTCCAG AGCTAGCTTACACGATGAAAGTGACTGAAAAATGTGATGTCTATAGCTTCGGAGTGGTAACAATGGAAGTGATGATGGGAAGGCACCCGGGCGATCTCATCTCCACACTCTCATCAGAAGCAACTTCCTCGTCATCTTCGACGCCACCGATTTCTCAACAGACATTGTTGAAGGACGTGCTTGACCAACGCATCTCGCTTCCTAAGAAAGGAGCAGCAGAGGGTGTTGTCCATATCATGAAGATAGCACTTGCATGCTTGCATCCCAATCCGCAATCCCGACCTACAATGGGAAGAATTTCTTCAGAGATTGCAACTAAGTGGCCTTCTCTGCCAAAGGAATTTTGCACAATAAGTTTGGAAGATCTCTTCTCACATACAGTTAGTGTGGTCGACTGA